The Clavelina lepadiformis chromosome 1, kaClaLepa1.1, whole genome shotgun sequence genome segment gcagactcagcggcctgctcttcgggagctggAGTTTCAACAGCTTGTTCTGCTGGAGcggactcagcggcctgctcttcgggagctggAGTTTCAACAGCTTGTTCTGCTGGAGCGGACTtagcggcctgctcttcgggagcgggagtttcaGCAGCTTCTTCCGCACATATACGTTTTCGTACAGCGTAAGCCAACGAAGATATTGCTCTGTCGGCATCGAATCGAGTTCCATTTAATACTCGATATTTGTTACTCTCCGTAGAACAAATGGGCTGCCTCGCTTCGGTACCTCTTCTCACCAACTCATCGTACTGCAAGTCGAAAAGCGACAAGTCTCTGCCTCGTACATCCCAGCTTAAATCTTCATCGAAGCAGTTAATTAGAAGATGCTTCTTTAAAGCAGGATTCGCTTCGATCGTCGTACAATAAGCGTCGAAGCGGTTGAAAAAGCTCAGGAAATCTTCGTTGGGCTCATATTTTGGTGGCGGAATAGCGAAATAGATGCTGGACATCGTGAAACTtccaaaagtttattggaaTAATTTCATTGACTGCGGgatcctggcgcgctcgccaattgtaaccaaactttttctgaccaggtaagctccccgctttaacggctagtcaattagccGGACTCTCTTATTTTTACGAGTCtttcttaaataaaaacaaacgtcttcTCTTTATTAAAACCTCACATAGACTAACTCAACTCAACCAAAACACAGAATTAATCTTGGCCACATAGCAAGAAAATAAGCGTGGGGCGTTAATTATCAAATAGGTCTACAGGGGTAGTGCGGTGACGCGGAACGAGAAACAAGCTAAAAAAAACCTGCACGTGTAAATAGTAAAGAAGTGCGACAGTGCGAGAGAAGTTATGAAAACTGACAAGTATACGCAAGTACACATAAATGAAGTAATGAACAGCATCTATAAAAACGGCTGACACACACACATTGgactaaattactgtataaaatAATGCAGTAGAAAAACAGTGCACGCACACACCAAGGTAAAAACTCCCTAACAGTTTACGGGgtagtaaatataaaacaaacactaagtAGTCATAAACAGCTTACACCGTAAACTAGTGCTTTACAAACCGGGTGttacaacattaaaatgcagtgctTATAAAACAGGTGTGAAAAGATATTCTCGTGACAGAGGAATCTcgccaaaattttttcatcacGGGTTTTCCAGCGGTGCGAGGGTTGGTGTCTGAAGAATTGACTTTTGACCTTACTTTTGGATCGGTTGAGGTCATACTTTAGATAATTGATTTGTTTATGAATGAAAACTAATCAGTAACCACAATCTACATGGTCATGGTGGAACACCGCAACATCAATAACAAACCAGTAACTAACCAAAAAGCTAAACATTATTGATGCTTAATATTATCTCTGCCTTGATGCACAAACGGTAAACAAAGTCGATCGCCAAATTTCGCAACATTATGGCGAGTTGTTTGAAGCGGATTTCTACTGATTCGCGACTTCTCGCTGTTTCGTCCACAATCAAGGTTTAGATATCGCGCAATTAGAATGCGAGCGTCGGCGCCAAAATTCGCTCCTAAAGCGATATGACTTAATCGCTGCTCAAACAAGGTGTCACTTGTTGGTTGGATCAGAAAAAAGCAACCCACGTTAAAACACGACCACAAACCATCATGGCCACATTTCAAGTTTGAAGTCGTCAGAAAGCTGAAGAGGAATTAATTTCTAGCATCGTGTTTAACTGGACAATGGTCAGTTATTAGCAAAAGAACGATTACAACTGGATTCATGGGGAAGGTTTTTACGGTATGTTGAGGTCGTTTAATAAGTTTTAAGCTTTCAACAACTATAATAGATCAAAAACTAACGGTGAAATTTTATGGATGGTTTTGTAAAAgctagattaaaaaaatccAAGTTTAAAATATAAGCGACATAAATCGGTCGCTTAAACCAACAAATTCTATCTGAGTGAAATTTATTGAGATTCTCAaacctttaaaaacaaaactcagCTTTTATCAAAATTCATCCAAATCTTTTCACCATTTACAATAATCCCGCATAAAAGTAGCGAACGCGTCACGAAGTGGATTTATGgttgaaataatttgtttggtgatttgaacatttaaacattttgcagaaACTGTTGGTGTTAGACCGCACAAATATGCAAGTAACAGCTGGCATTACATCGGCGTGGATGTCTTCCGCGTTATTGCTTCCATGATAACGGTATATGgataaaatttgtattaaacaattttgtttccTCGCAGATTATCAagttttcaattaattattcaaaattaattaaaagttcaaacattttgcaatgcgCTCTTCAATGATTCCTGAGTCATCTTCTGCTCGTTCCGTCAATCGAATGGAGCGTTCCGTCGCCCTTAAAAGACGACGTTCATCGGAATATTCAGATTTTCCTCTGGCAGTACAATTTATTAAAGATTATTTCGCCAACATGTCCAATGATCCGCAACATCCGCATGACTCTTCCTGGAATCAAGGTCCATTTGAGAGTTCCGTCGCCATTAAAAGAAGACGCTCATCGGAATACACAGAATTTTCTCATGCAGgacaatttattaaagaaTATTTCGTCAAGAAGTCCAAAGATTCGCAACATCCGCACGATTCGGCCTGGAATCAGGGTCCATTGAACGCATCCACGATATCAAATGTTTCATCTCGCGACTCGAAGATACCTGCAAAAAGAATGTTAAAATCACCATCTTGCTAGTATAGTTTGTGTAATTTCAAGCCGGCAGGTAGCGCTAGAAAGTCTTTTGccaattcaaaaacaaagaacTGTGTCCTGGGTATGACTTCAAACTGCATCCGGCGACAGGAGTTTCTTTGACACTAAACAGAGTTCTCCCTTATCTGTCGTTTCTCCCAGGTCACCCTTGGGCAAGGTATAGCGCCTGTAGGCCTCCCTGGGCTGGGAAACTgtcactttgttgtttttgtgttgtaaCAATGTTGTgcattgtatttgtttgtcatgatttcaataaaatattgttaaaaaaaagaattgtGGTCTACATCAAACTCATCTTTAATATCACTTTGAACTTGAGCAGGCTGCGTGaaatttcttgcattttttgaGGGGGATGTCCCCGGACAACATGTGGAAAAGATATCTAGCGGCCATGTTGCAGAGGATCGCGCGTAGTAATATCCCtgcaaatacaacaaatttgttaaaacttgatatttaatttggttaattaattaattatcaaactACTTCAATCTTCTATGCTCGTGTTACGCCCGAATCTGCCCGTGTGTTTGAAGATTTCCACAGTTGCAAGTTATTTCAACCTGTAAAAACAAATGATTTCAGTTGTTGTTCTTGTACAATAAACATTATTGTAAGCTATGACGTATTCATGTACGTCATAATAAGCAGAAAGTCCTTAAATTACGGTAAACctcttcaaaataaataaaaagcagTTTAGTGACGCAATACAAGAAAACTAATACCCTTCGGTCAAAATTTTTAGCACCATGTTAAATTATTGTCTTACttttaaagaaatataaaacatttttataataatatttttggaCCCATTGATATGATAAGTGATTGCCTGACAAGCTGAAGAGGACGTTGATGGGATTTTATTGTTACTGACACCGGAGAAATCGTTCGCATCGCATAAGAATCGTGATTAAGCTTTTCCGTTTTTTATCGCATTCAAAGTACTTTTAATGCAGCTTGTTTgcgcaaaagaaaaaaaataattaaaaaagtaacCGATTTATTTGcgattttcacaaaaaaaagcACATTTGAAACCATTTAAATTATcaagaaattataaaaacaaacaacgagAAACAACATGCACTTGTACAATAGAACGCcatgaaatagtggcagcaagaaaacaacaacatcTCGTGATGAACATCTTCAGTTCGTCACTATATGTATTGAAAGTCGAGAGGGTAAAGATccttgtgacgtaataatgatCATTATAGATGCTCGTCCTCCGACGCGTTAGACATGGTCGATGTTGCCGATATGACGGAAGACGTGGAAGCGTTTGAATCTGTTTTCACTGTGGTTACAGAGAGTTTGTTATTTAAGAGATTGCTGGTTTGTTAGCAACAAGGAAAGACGAGTCTCACAGTTTTACTCTGCAATGCAGATAGAATGCGACTTACCCAGATTTTGTCGTTTTGATCTTCGCTTCTCCGGTGGCGCTGTTGCACCTGGGATTACCGGCAATCCGGAAGGTGGCGTTAGAGACAAAGGCGACTGGCGACATTCGAGGAGGAAATCTCGATCGTAAGTGATACGGTGCGTGCCTGAAATTCAGCAAAATAtggcaaataaatattttaagataCATGTTACCAAAATGAACCAGAAAAAcgacataaaaatgtttcctattttcaagtttacaTGAAGTAATATACGTGTATTAAGGAAGAATGCGGATGTGTTTCACGTGTAAAACGgtaaatatgtttatttaataaaaagaaaGCTAGTCGgtgaattaaattttaaatgaatttacatAAAACGTGATTTGGAACGTTGTAATTTAAACACGGACCTCCCGGTGATAGGCCTGGACCGCCTGAACTGTTGACTCTACCAACTTGCTTCTTCGGATGTGAGTTGTCGTGTCTTTTGTTGGGAATCTTTACCGGTGCCGATGATGTCCTTGCCAAGTTTTTGTGCTGGTTTCTGTGACATCGATGAGCTTCTAAAAGTCAAAATAAACTTACAATAACTTTGACTATGGAAGACAAAGCGATACTTCTATGCTGTAGGCTGATTGGCGTCCATGTCATTATATTACGTCAGCTACAActtcgtttgtttattttgtgcaGATTTAAGTTAAGGGCTCTTCACTAATTACGGCGTACATGTACACGTCATGACTTGCAGCAATGTTTATTCTAGATCAGTTTTAGAAGAATACCAACTAAAACTATTCATTGTTCAAATAAGTTGCATGTACGGGGAAAGCTTAACGTAAATTTAGAGTTTCAGTCTTGACATAatagaaaaacaaaagtaaaatattatttcatcACTTCAGCTTTATATTGACGAGTTTTcactaaacaaaataaatttgcatCAAACCACTGTGTCTGTGGCTGGTCAAAACAAAGCCGACAAATGTTAACCCGGTTTACCTGTGCGCTTTGTTCTGGCTTGTTCGTCAACATGCTTTTCTTCGATGAACTTGGACCAACCCAGAAGTTGAAGCTGTTTCGACTTCCATGGATTAGGCGCCTCGTTCCGCTTGCACGCCAGTGACTTGGCGCTGGTCGTGGTTCTGACCAggtttttgtcactttttagTGAGCCTGTGATCCCATCGCAATGATCGTCGGCTGTGAACGCTATCACGGTTTTCATCTTCGTTAAATCTTTGTATTAGTTCCTCTAAAACTAATGAAGTGTAAGTCGTGGTGTTGCTGCTCGTTGTTTTATACTGGTCTTAAACAAACATAGGAAGTCCCGTGCAAAGCCACATGTTGTTCGCATAGAGGCAGTGAATATCTCCGACGAGACAACACGTTAAGTTTGAAGTGTTTTCCAACAACTCCATTCTCCTCATTAGctcaatatttttcaattctatCCAACGATTCCAGTTTGCTTTCCCAGAACAAATAACTAGCACGGTTGCTTGTGTTGAACATAAGtaataaaactgaaacaagttttttgtttgttcaaatttACTAAGTTATTATATTGATATTTCTTTTAACAACCTGGATATCAGCGTAGACGACGACGTGCCAATTACGTCAAGGTTACGTCATATTCCATACGCATGTTAGTAGGTATTGCCACTCACCCTAGTCACGTGAAAACGCGTGTTATCCTATTCTAGAACAAACAATTACATAATTGGTGAGAAGTCGACAGATGGGATGAAAACAGCCGAATCATCAGTTGTACACGTCGTGTTTACTTGTGGGGTCTTCTTACTGGGACCAGAGTTCGAAAAATAACTCCTCGAAGCACCTTGGTGAGGCGACATCTTGGAAGATTTCGAATGTTCTTTCGAATATCGTAAAAGATCAAtgttattaaaaacagaaaagtaTCCAACCACGAAAAGTTACAACAATGTTGCAATGAGCAGCTTTGGTGGG includes the following:
- the LOC143444335 gene encoding uncharacterized protein LOC143444335, coding for MKTVIAFTADDHCDGITGSLKSDKNLVRTTTSAKSLACKRNEAPNPWKSKQLQLLGWSKFIEEKHVDEQARTKRTEAHRCHRNQHKNLARTSSAPVKIPNKRHDNSHPKKQVGRVNSSGGPGLSPGGTHRITYDRDFLLECRQSPLSLTPPSGLPVIPGATAPPEKRRSKRQNLVKTDSNASTSSVISATSTMSNASEDEHL